From Oscillospiraceae bacterium CM, a single genomic window includes:
- a CDS encoding nitrogenase molybdenum-iron protein subunit beta, translating to MLDLTPKTIYERTALRINPCKTCQPVGALYAALGVHRCMPHSHGSQGCASYHRTFLSRHFKEPAIASTSSFTEGASVFGGGSNVKTAVKNVFDIYDPDIIAIHTTCLSETIGDDVNSYISDMDIPDGKLVVQASTPSYVGSHINGFFNMMCGFINYLTEKTGSPNGKTAVFPGFINPGDMRELKRLLSLMETPFTMFPDTSAVMDAPMTGKYEMYPAGGTTLAEIKALGDCSHIVALGRITSVEPAELMKKKFKVPYTLLPLPIGVAATDSFITTLSKLSMRDVPAEIEEQRGQLIDILLDSHPYTHEKTAAIYGDPDTVLGLAEFCLEMGMIPKYMITGTPKEEFTKQAQALFAKYGVEGCTAKANADLFELHQWIKNEPVDVLIGTSYGKAIAKAEDIPLVRAGFPILDRYVHSYLPLVGYVGAMRLAELITNALMDRQDRDCADEDLETVM from the coding sequence ATGCTGGACCTAACACCAAAAACAATTTACGAGCGCACAGCGCTGCGCATCAACCCCTGCAAAACGTGCCAGCCCGTCGGCGCTTTATATGCGGCGCTCGGCGTGCACCGCTGCATGCCGCACAGCCATGGCAGCCAAGGCTGCGCCTCTTACCACCGCACGTTTTTAAGCCGCCACTTCAAGGAACCGGCCATCGCCTCAACGAGCTCGTTTACGGAGGGGGCCTCCGTGTTCGGCGGTGGCAGCAACGTGAAGACAGCCGTTAAAAACGTGTTTGATATCTATGATCCCGACATTATTGCCATTCATACGACATGCCTGTCTGAGACAATTGGCGACGACGTCAACTCTTACATATCGGATATGGATATACCGGACGGCAAGCTTGTCGTCCAAGCGAGCACCCCAAGCTATGTCGGCTCGCATATCAATGGCTTTTTCAATATGATGTGCGGCTTTATCAACTATCTGACAGAAAAAACGGGATCGCCGAATGGTAAAACAGCCGTCTTCCCGGGCTTTATAAACCCCGGTGACATGCGGGAGCTCAAGCGGCTTTTAAGCCTGATGGAAACCCCCTTTACCATGTTCCCCGATACAAGCGCCGTGATGGACGCGCCGATGACCGGTAAATATGAGATGTACCCTGCCGGCGGAACGACGCTTGCGGAAATCAAAGCTCTCGGCGACTGCAGCCATATCGTCGCCCTCGGCCGTATCACAAGCGTTGAACCGGCCGAGCTGATGAAAAAGAAATTCAAGGTCCCATATACGCTTTTGCCGCTACCCATCGGCGTTGCGGCGACGGACAGCTTTATCACAACGCTCTCAAAGCTGTCGATGCGCGATGTCCCCGCCGAAATCGAAGAGCAGCGCGGCCAGCTGATCGACATTCTGCTCGACAGCCATCCGTACACGCATGAAAAAACAGCCGCCATCTACGGCGATCCGGATACCGTTCTCGGCCTTGCCGAGTTCTGCCTTGAAATGGGCATGATTCCGAAATACATGATCACCGGCACGCCGAAGGAAGAATTTACAAAGCAGGCCCAGGCGCTGTTTGCCAAATACGGCGTTGAAGGCTGCACGGCAAAAGCCAACGCCGACCTGTTTGAGCTCCACCAGTGGATTAAAAACGAGCCGGTCGATGTGCTCATCGGCACAAGCTACGGCAAGGCCATAGCCAAGGCGGAGGATATCCCCCTTGTCCGCGCCGGGTTCCCCATCCTTGACCGCTATGTCCATTCTTATTTACCGCTCGTGGGCTACGTGGGAGCCATGCGCCTTGCCGAGCTCATCACAAACGCCTTGATGGACCGGCAGGACAGAGACTGCGCGGACGAGGATCTCGAAACAGTTATGTAA
- a CDS encoding nitrogenase component I subunit alpha — protein sequence MNERARMLDQYASRVYKNRKDHVLQLEDTPGVPEITANTRTVPGIITNRGCCYAGCKGVVVGPLKDCCVITHGPIGCGFYSWGTRRNKAAASEGGQNYIPYCFSTDMQESDIVFGGEKKLKAAIKEAVDIFHPKYIMICSTCPVGLIGDDVHAVARQAEEEYGITCVGFSCEGYKGVSQSAGHHIANNGLMKHIIGTGDKRPAGKYSLNILGEYNIGGDGWEEERILKRIGYDIISVFTGDGSVEAIQNAHTADLNLVMCHRSINYVAEMMKSKYGTDWLKVNFIGVGATIKSLRDIAKYFGDPDLMARTEEVIADELAAIGEDVEYYKNRLKGKRAGIFSGGSRSHHFQALLKDLGVETIIAGYEFAHRDDYEGRDVIPQIKEDADSKNIENLTIDADPELYKTRYSDEVMHALREQLPVDSYPGMIPDMKSGHIVVDDYNHVETEMLLKLYKPDIFFSGIKDKYIIQKSGVPSRQIHSYDYAGPYAGFKGAVNFARDITMSITVNAWGLIVPPWKSEPMLEGALTGGGE from the coding sequence ATGAACGAACGGGCAAGAATGCTTGATCAATACGCCTCGCGTGTTTACAAAAACCGCAAGGATCACGTCCTTCAGCTGGAGGACACGCCGGGCGTGCCGGAAATTACAGCCAACACGCGCACCGTCCCGGGCATTATCACGAACCGCGGCTGCTGTTACGCCGGGTGCAAGGGCGTCGTCGTCGGGCCGCTGAAGGACTGCTGCGTCATTACGCACGGCCCTATCGGCTGCGGCTTTTATAGCTGGGGCACGCGCCGCAACAAGGCGGCCGCCTCGGAAGGCGGGCAAAATTATATCCCCTATTGTTTTTCAACGGATATGCAAGAGTCGGATATCGTGTTCGGCGGCGAAAAAAAGCTGAAAGCAGCCATCAAGGAAGCCGTTGACATTTTCCATCCAAAATACATCATGATTTGCTCCACCTGCCCTGTCGGCCTCATCGGCGACGATGTCCATGCCGTTGCCAGGCAGGCCGAAGAAGAGTACGGCATTACATGCGTCGGCTTCTCCTGCGAGGGCTACAAGGGTGTTTCACAGTCGGCCGGGCACCACATTGCCAACAACGGCTTAATGAAGCATATCATTGGCACGGGTGACAAACGGCCGGCCGGGAAGTATTCGCTCAACATTCTTGGCGAGTACAACATCGGCGGCGACGGCTGGGAGGAGGAGCGCATTCTCAAGAGGATCGGCTATGACATCATCTCGGTCTTCACAGGAGACGGCTCGGTCGAGGCCATTCAAAACGCGCATACAGCAGACCTCAACCTCGTCATGTGCCATCGGTCCATCAACTATGTGGCCGAAATGATGAAGTCCAAATACGGCACAGACTGGCTCAAGGTAAACTTCATTGGCGTCGGCGCGACAATCAAGTCGCTCCGCGATATCGCGAAATACTTTGGGGATCCCGATCTCATGGCGCGGACGGAGGAAGTGATCGCCGATGAGCTCGCTGCCATTGGAGAAGATGTGGAGTACTACAAAAACAGGCTCAAGGGCAAACGGGCCGGGATTTTTTCCGGCGGCTCGCGCTCGCACCATTTTCAGGCCCTTCTCAAAGACCTCGGTGTGGAGACGATTATTGCCGGTTATGAGTTTGCTCACCGGGACGATTATGAGGGGCGTGACGTCATCCCGCAGATTAAGGAAGACGCCGACAGCAAAAATATTGAAAACCTCACCATTGATGCCGACCCCGAGCTCTATAAAACACGCTATTCCGACGAGGTCATGCACGCGCTGCGTGAACAGCTCCCCGTTGACAGTTATCCCGGCATGATCCCCGATATGAAAAGCGGCCATATCGTCGTGGACGACTACAATCACGTTGAGACGGAAATGCTCTTAAAGCTGTATAAGCCAGACATTTTCTTCTCCGGTATCAAGGATAAGTACATCATTCAGAAAAGCGGCGTACCGTCGCGCCAGATTCACTCTTACGATTACGCCGGCCCGTACGCCGGATTCAAGGGCGCCGTCAATTTCGCCCGGGACATCACGATGTCGATCACCGTCAACGCCTGGGGTCTCATCGTCCCGCCCTGGAAATCGGAACCGATGCTCGAAGGCGCACTGACAGGAGGTGGCGAATAA
- a CDS encoding P-II family nitrogen regulator — MKEVLAIIRMNMVNATKKALESAGYPAFSCRKCLGRGKKSVDDTAVIDSILAIGDMPSTALGENLSEYRRLIAKRFFMLMVEDDQVDDVVKIIIDTNQTGNPGDGKIFVLPVVEAYTVRTGQTTKDAY; from the coding sequence ATGAAAGAGGTTCTGGCAATTATACGGATGAACATGGTCAACGCCACCAAAAAGGCGCTTGAAAGCGCCGGTTATCCCGCGTTTTCTTGCCGAAAATGCCTCGGCCGCGGTAAAAAAAGCGTGGATGACACGGCCGTGATCGACTCAATTCTGGCAATCGGCGACATGCCCAGCACGGCGCTCGGTGAAAATCTTTCCGAATACAGACGGCTCATTGCCAAGCGGTTTTTTATGCTGATGGTGGAGGACGATCAGGTCGATGACGTCGTGAAAATCATCATCGACACAAATCAGACCGGCAATCCCGGCGATGGCAAAATCTTCGTGCTGCCGGTCGTCGAGGCCTACACCGTGCGGACGGGCCAGACGACAAAGGACGCATATTAA
- a CDS encoding P-II family nitrogen regulator has product MLLVRAIIRPEKTGDVMSELVAAGFPAVTKMDVYGRGKQKGITVGEIHYDEIPKEMLLIVCRDEDKDDIIRVIMRTARTGSGTFGDGRIFVSPVEDAYTISTGKQGL; this is encoded by the coding sequence ATGCTATTAGTAAGAGCCATCATCCGCCCTGAGAAAACAGGCGACGTCATGTCCGAACTTGTGGCGGCCGGTTTCCCGGCCGTGACGAAAATGGACGTTTATGGGCGCGGCAAACAAAAGGGCATCACCGTCGGCGAAATCCATTATGACGAAATTCCAAAGGAAATGCTTCTCATCGTCTGCCGGGACGAAGATAAAGACGATATCATTCGGGTTATCATGCGCACCGCCCGAACAGGCAGCGGCACCTTCGGTGACGGCAGGATTTTTGTTTCCCCTGTTGAAGACGCTTATACGATCAGCACCGGAAAACAAGGTCTGTAG
- the nifH gene encoding nitrogenase iron protein, with amino-acid sequence MRQVAIYGKGGIGKSTTTQNLNAGLGEMGKKIMIVGCDPKADSTRLLLGGLAQQTVLDTLREEGDDIELDLVLKPGFSGIKCVESGGPEPGVGCAGRGIITSIGLLERLGAYETDLDYVFYDVLGDVVCGGFAMPIREGKAQEIYIVCSGEMMAMYAANNISKGIMKFANTGGVRLGGLICNSRKVDGEAELVEAFAKELGTQMIHFVPRDNMVQRAEINKMTVIEYDPTCNQADEYRELAKKIDGNDMFVIPKPLKQERLEQILMEHGILDI; translated from the coding sequence ATGAGACAGGTTGCTATTTATGGAAAAGGCGGCATCGGCAAATCAACAACAACGCAGAACCTCAACGCCGGTCTCGGTGAGATGGGCAAAAAAATCATGATCGTCGGCTGTGATCCGAAGGCGGATTCCACGCGCCTCTTGCTTGGCGGCCTGGCTCAGCAAACGGTGCTCGACACGCTCCGCGAGGAGGGCGACGATATTGAGCTCGATCTCGTGCTTAAACCCGGCTTCTCAGGCATCAAGTGCGTTGAATCCGGCGGGCCGGAGCCGGGCGTCGGCTGTGCCGGGCGCGGCATTATTACATCGATCGGACTTCTGGAGCGGCTCGGCGCTTATGAAACGGATCTTGATTATGTCTTTTACGACGTTCTCGGCGACGTTGTCTGCGGCGGTTTTGCTATGCCGATTCGCGAGGGCAAAGCGCAGGAGATTTATATCGTCTGCTCGGGCGAAATGATGGCCATGTACGCGGCTAACAATATTTCAAAAGGCATTATGAAATTTGCCAACACCGGCGGCGTCCGGCTCGGCGGCCTTATCTGCAATTCGAGAAAGGTTGACGGCGAGGCCGAGCTTGTCGAGGCGTTTGCCAAGGAGCTCGGTACACAGATGATTCACTTCGTCCCGCGTGACAACATGGTTCAGCGCGCCGAAATCAACAAAATGACCGTCATTGAGTATGACCCAACATGCAATCAGGCCGACGAATACCGCGAACTGGCAAAAAAGATTGACGGCAATGACATGTTCGTCATCCCCAAGCCGCTCAAGCAAGAGCGCCTGGAGCAAATTCTGATGGAACACGGCATTCTCGACATCTAA
- the modA gene encoding molybdate ABC transporter substrate-binding protein: MKKKLVSLILVLLTVFVIAGCGSKPAQEGTPTAASSPSATVTLSISAAASLTAPLNEIKALYEVANPGVTLTINTGASGTLQTQIEQGAPCDVFISASSKQTDALNKEDLLTADSLVNLLSNEIVLIIPASSASSISSFNNCATDAVKTIAVGNPESVPAGQYAQETFTALGIWDAILAKANLGTDVKQVLSWVESGNVDCGVVYKTDAAMDANVKIVAEAPAGSHKPVVYPATIIKASANQEAAAAFLKYLQSSDAMKVFEKYGFNPAA, translated from the coding sequence ATGAAAAAGAAACTTGTATCATTGATTCTCGTTTTGCTGACCGTCTTTGTGATAGCCGGCTGCGGGAGCAAACCGGCCCAGGAGGGAACGCCGACGGCAGCATCGTCGCCGTCGGCGACCGTGACGCTGAGCATTTCAGCCGCCGCAAGCCTGACGGCCCCGCTTAATGAAATCAAGGCACTTTATGAAGTGGCCAATCCCGGCGTGACGCTGACAATCAACACCGGCGCCAGCGGCACGCTGCAGACGCAGATTGAACAGGGGGCACCGTGCGATGTCTTCATTTCGGCGTCCTCCAAGCAGACGGATGCGCTGAACAAGGAAGACCTTTTAACGGCCGACTCGCTTGTGAATCTTTTGAGCAATGAAATCGTTTTGATTATACCGGCGTCATCGGCATCGTCTATTTCGAGCTTTAACAATTGCGCGACGGATGCCGTCAAAACAATTGCTGTCGGTAATCCGGAGAGCGTTCCCGCCGGTCAGTACGCGCAGGAGACTTTTACGGCGCTTGGTATCTGGGACGCCATCCTCGCCAAGGCCAATCTCGGCACCGATGTCAAGCAGGTTCTGTCCTGGGTTGAATCCGGCAATGTTGACTGCGGCGTCGTCTACAAAACGGATGCCGCGATGGACGCGAATGTCAAAATCGTTGCTGAAGCACCGGCGGGTTCACACAAGCCGGTTGTCTATCCCGCGACGATCATTAAGGCGAGTGCCAATCAGGAGGCCGCCGCCGCGTTCCTCAAGTATCTGCAATCATCAGACGCGATGAAGGTTTTTGAAAAGTACGGTTTTAATCCGGCTGCATAA
- the modB gene encoding molybdate ABC transporter permease subunit: MDFSPLWISLRTAILATGITVVTGILAAWYVIRLGRVLKGITDGLLTLPMVLPPTVAGFFLLVFFGVHGPGGSIIQALFGARVVFSWYAPVIASTVVAFPLMYRTMRGAFEQFDTTLIQSAKTLGLGNTFIFWRIVLPNCRYGVLAGTVLAFARGLGEFGATIMLAGNIPGKTTTIAVAVYSAMAAGNDALAYRWVLIDLAISLLAMLVMNLVSQSSKKGIRPTKRGAYLGP, encoded by the coding sequence ATGGATTTTTCCCCGCTTTGGATTTCGCTCCGGACGGCAATACTCGCGACAGGCATTACTGTCGTCACGGGAATTTTGGCGGCCTGGTATGTCATCCGGCTCGGAAGAGTCCTTAAAGGTATTACCGACGGACTCCTAACGCTGCCCATGGTGCTGCCGCCGACCGTTGCCGGATTTTTTCTGCTCGTCTTTTTCGGCGTGCACGGCCCCGGCGGCAGCATCATTCAGGCGCTTTTCGGCGCGCGTGTCGTCTTCTCCTGGTACGCACCTGTGATTGCGTCAACGGTCGTCGCCTTTCCGCTGATGTACCGTACGATGCGCGGCGCGTTTGAACAGTTTGATACAACGCTTATCCAGTCCGCCAAGACGCTCGGCCTTGGCAACACCTTTATTTTCTGGCGGATTGTTCTTCCGAACTGCCGCTACGGCGTCCTTGCCGGGACGGTTCTGGCCTTTGCCAGAGGCCTTGGCGAATTCGGTGCAACAATTATGCTTGCCGGGAACATCCCAGGCAAGACGACAACGATTGCCGTCGCTGTCTATTCGGCCATGGCCGCGGGGAATGACGCGCTGGCATACAGATGGGTTCTGATTGACCTTGCCATTTCGCTTTTGGCGATGCTGGTCATGAATCTTGTGTCACAAAGCTCGAAAAAAGGCATAAGACCGACGAAAAGGGGGGCTTATCTTGGCCCTTGA
- a CDS encoding ATP-binding cassette domain-containing protein: MALEIDIRKTLPDFKLDIRFHADKETLGILGASGSGKSMTLKCIAGIETPDEGVIILDGFPLFDSEKKHNIPPQKRKTGYLFQNAALFPNMTVGQNLVCAQQMRKKRREKREMACRALRRVGLDGYENRYPDALSGGQQQRAALVRLLLSEPRLLLLDEPFSALDSSLRWQLEREIGQTLETFGGTALFVSHNRDEVYRLCDRLLVISDGNVQTEGEKWHLFNDPGTLAACQLTGCKNVSPVRILSENRIFAEDWGLTLSVDINKIKACGTPQFVGIRAHHIHLTADETLANTFAYDLAGSLQDTFSDILLLRKKGDVSAEALRFDVPREDAKAPSTLPRYMRLPPENLLLLRR, from the coding sequence TTGGCCCTTGAAATAGATATCCGGAAAACGCTGCCGGATTTCAAGCTCGATATCCGCTTTCACGCGGATAAGGAGACGCTTGGGATTCTTGGCGCTTCCGGCAGCGGTAAAAGCATGACGCTCAAATGCATCGCGGGTATTGAAACACCAGACGAGGGTGTCATCATCCTTGACGGTTTCCCGCTTTTTGATTCGGAAAAGAAGCACAACATACCGCCGCAGAAGCGGAAGACAGGTTATCTTTTTCAAAACGCCGCGCTGTTCCCGAATATGACGGTGGGGCAAAACCTTGTCTGCGCCCAGCAGATGCGCAAAAAAAGGCGTGAGAAACGGGAAATGGCGTGCCGGGCGCTGCGCCGCGTCGGTCTTGACGGCTATGAAAACCGATATCCAGATGCGCTCTCGGGCGGGCAGCAGCAGCGTGCGGCGCTTGTGCGCCTTTTACTGTCAGAGCCGCGGCTTTTATTGCTTGACGAGCCGTTTTCGGCGCTGGACAGCAGCCTGCGCTGGCAGCTCGAGCGGGAAATCGGCCAAACACTTGAGACGTTCGGCGGCACGGCGCTCTTCGTTTCCCACAATCGAGACGAGGTCTACCGCTTGTGCGATCGGCTCCTTGTCATTTCTGATGGGAATGTGCAAACGGAAGGCGAAAAATGGCATCTTTTCAATGACCCGGGTACACTCGCTGCCTGTCAGCTCACCGGGTGCAAAAATGTTTCGCCGGTGCGCATCCTGTCTGAAAACCGTATTTTCGCCGAGGACTGGGGATTAACGCTATCGGTTGACATAAACAAAATAAAGGCTTGCGGCACGCCCCAATTTGTCGGTATCCGGGCGCACCATATCCATTTGACGGCGGATGAGACGCTTGCAAACACGTTTGCGTATGACCTCGCCGGAAGCCTGCAGGATACGTTTAGCGATATCCTGCTTCTTCGAAAGAAAGGAGATGTCAGCGCCGAGGCCTTGCGCTTCGATGTCCCCAGAGAGGACGCGAAAGCGCCTAGTACGCTGCCGCGCTATATGCGCCTTCCACCGGAGAATTTGCTTTTGCTACGGCGATAG
- the pdxT gene encoding pyridoxal 5'-phosphate synthase glutaminase subunit PdxT: MKIGVLALQGGFIEHVNALKRLGAAPFEIRNKHDLDSQDMRGLILPGGESTVIGKLLFETGLFEPLKNRIDGGLPVFGTCAGMILLAKEIVSDPAVYFGAINLAVKRNAFGRQLGSFQTTSAFSGIGEIPMTFVRAPFIEKSWGAARILASASGHPVAAEQGNILVTAFHPELTDDLRVHDYFLKKAKQSAV, translated from the coding sequence ATGAAAATCGGCGTTTTGGCCTTGCAGGGCGGCTTTATAGAGCATGTCAATGCGTTGAAGCGTTTGGGGGCTGCGCCCTTTGAAATCAGGAATAAGCACGATCTCGACAGCCAAGATATGCGCGGGCTGATCCTTCCCGGCGGGGAGAGCACCGTCATCGGCAAGCTCCTTTTTGAGACCGGTCTTTTTGAGCCCTTAAAAAACCGGATTGACGGTGGCCTGCCGGTTTTCGGGACGTGCGCGGGCATGATCCTCCTGGCAAAAGAAATCGTCAGCGACCCCGCGGTTTACTTTGGCGCTATAAATCTCGCGGTTAAAAGAAATGCCTTCGGGCGGCAGCTCGGGAGCTTTCAGACGACAAGCGCCTTTTCCGGCATCGGCGAGATTCCAATGACGTTTGTCCGCGCGCCGTTTATTGAAAAATCCTGGGGGGCGGCGCGCATCCTCGCATCAGCCAGCGGGCATCCTGTGGCCGCGGAGCAAGGGAACATCCTGGTAACGGCCTTTCACCCGGAGCTGACGGACGATCTGCGCGTCCACGATTACTTCCTGAAAAAAGCGAAACAGTCTGCCGTTTAA
- the pdxS gene encoding pyridoxal 5'-phosphate synthase lyase subunit PdxS, with protein MKMDRYQLNKNLAQMLKGGVIMDVTTPEQARIAEDAGACAVMALERIPADIRAAGGVSRMSDPKMIKGIQEAVSIPVMAKVRIGHFAEAQILQALEIDYIDESEVLSPADDVFHIDKTRFDVPFVCGAKDLGEALRRIAEGASMIRTKGEPGTGDIVQAVRHMRLITQQIRKIQSLRTDELFHEAKQLQVPYDLVRFVHENGKLPVVNFAAGGVATPADAALMMQLGAEGVFVGSGIFKSGDPARRAQAIVKAVTNFNDPVMLAALSEDLGAAMVGINEQEIELLMAERGQ; from the coding sequence ATGAAGATGGATAGATATCAATTGAACAAAAACCTGGCTCAGATGCTCAAGGGCGGCGTCATCATGGATGTGACGACGCCGGAACAGGCGCGCATTGCCGAGGACGCGGGCGCCTGCGCCGTCATGGCGCTGGAGCGCATCCCCGCCGATATCCGGGCGGCGGGCGGCGTTTCAAGAATGAGCGACCCGAAAATGATCAAAGGGATTCAAGAAGCCGTTTCTATCCCCGTCATGGCAAAGGTGCGCATCGGCCACTTTGCTGAGGCCCAAATTCTGCAGGCTCTTGAGATCGATTATATTGACGAGAGCGAAGTCCTCTCCCCGGCGGATGATGTTTTTCATATCGACAAAACGCGGTTTGACGTCCCGTTTGTCTGCGGCGCCAAAGATTTGGGTGAAGCCCTGCGGCGCATCGCCGAGGGGGCATCCATGATCCGCACAAAGGGGGAGCCCGGCACGGGGGATATTGTCCAGGCCGTCCGCCATATGCGCCTCATCACGCAGCAGATTCGAAAAATCCAAAGCCTCAGGACGGACGAATTGTTTCATGAGGCCAAGCAATTACAGGTGCCGTATGACCTTGTCCGATTTGTTCATGAAAATGGCAAGCTCCCTGTCGTCAACTTTGCGGCTGGCGGCGTGGCGACACCGGCGGACGCGGCGCTCATGATGCAGCTGGGGGCAGAGGGTGTTTTCGTCGGCTCCGGCATCTTCAAGTCGGGCGACCCTGCCAGACGGGCGCAGGCGATTGTCAAGGCTGTGACGAATTTTAACGACCCGGTGATGTTGGCGGCGCTCTCAGAGGACCTCGGCGCGGCAATGGTCGGCATCAATGAGCAGGAGATTGAACTGTTAATGGCGGAGCGCGGGCAATGA
- a CDS encoding PLP-dependent aminotransferase family protein, translated as MIELTVSLQKEGRVPLYEQLYAHIKQEIISGAYVFNTRLPSKRQLAAHLACSRNTVLTAYSQLLAEGYITARPKSGYYVNALDNMAQLEKGQAQPSRPIKEQEACQYDFSHHGVDPIHFPFASWRKITRDVINEWDEELLKTGHRQGHPDLRAAIASYLYQSRGVVCTPEQIVVSAGTELLLQLLIQLFDENVVYAIENPGYEKLNLIFKSSRASYKTVDLDENGMRPDVLLKSGADIACVTPSHQFPTGRIMPVSRRIQLLNWARGKEGRYIVEDDYDSEFRYDGRPISSLQGLDGSGKVIYLGAFSKSLTPALRVSYMVLPERLLQSYHEKLNFYMCPVPTIEQKTLYRFIQEGHFERHLNKMRTLYKQKRERLVSSIQLLLPNAVIEGASAGLHFVLKLDNGLSEQALIEAAKTQKVRVYGLSQYYFEQRPDMDSALLLGFAAIKYDDIYDAVSRLKSAWER; from the coding sequence ATGATTGAATTAACAGTATCGCTGCAAAAAGAGGGAAGGGTGCCTCTTTATGAGCAGCTTTATGCGCATATCAAACAAGAGATCATCAGCGGTGCTTACGTGTTTAACACACGTCTGCCGTCCAAGCGGCAACTGGCAGCGCATCTAGCATGCAGCCGTAACACGGTTTTAACGGCTTACAGCCAGCTTTTGGCGGAGGGGTATATCACCGCCAGACCGAAAAGCGGGTATTATGTTAACGCGCTTGACAATATGGCACAGCTTGAGAAAGGCCAGGCTCAACCATCGCGCCCGATAAAAGAGCAGGAAGCCTGCCAGTATGATTTTTCCCATCACGGCGTTGACCCAATACATTTTCCCTTTGCATCGTGGCGGAAAATCACAAGAGACGTCATCAACGAATGGGATGAGGAGCTGCTCAAAACGGGACACCGCCAAGGCCATCCGGATTTGCGCGCCGCCATCGCTTCTTATCTATATCAGTCCCGCGGCGTTGTCTGCACGCCGGAACAGATCGTCGTCAGCGCTGGGACGGAGCTGCTGCTGCAGCTTCTCATCCAGCTGTTTGACGAAAATGTTGTTTACGCCATTGAAAACCCGGGTTATGAGAAGCTCAATCTCATTTTCAAAAGCAGCCGCGCATCGTACAAAACGGTCGACCTCGATGAAAACGGCATGCGGCCGGACGTCCTGCTCAAAAGCGGGGCGGATATCGCGTGCGTCACGCCGTCACACCAGTTTCCGACGGGGCGTATTATGCCGGTCAGCCGCCGCATCCAGCTGTTGAACTGGGCGCGCGGCAAAGAGGGGCGCTACATCGTTGAAGATGACTACGACAGCGAGTTTCGATACGACGGCAGACCCATCTCGTCCCTTCAGGGGCTGGATGGGAGCGGCAAGGTTATCTACCTCGGCGCGTTTTCAAAATCTCTGACGCCGGCATTGCGCGTGAGCTATATGGTTTTACCGGAGCGTCTGTTGCAAAGCTACCATGAAAAGCTGAATTTTTATATGTGCCCCGTCCCGACCATTGAGCAAAAAACACTTTATCGCTTTATTCAGGAAGGGCATTTTGAGCGGCATCTCAACAAAATGAGAACACTCTACAAACAAAAAAGGGAACGGCTTGTATCATCAATCCAGTTACTTTTGCCGAACGCGGTCATTGAAGGGGCGAGCGCCGGGCTGCATTTTGTTTTGAAACTCGATAACGGGCTGAGCGAACAGGCGCTTATTGAGGCTGCCAAAACGCAAAAGGTTCGAGTATACGGCCTGTCCCAATATTATTTCGAGCAAAGGCCCGACATGGACAGCGCCCTGCTGCTTGGTTTTGCGGCGATCAAATATGACGATATTTATGACGCCGTTTCCCGGCTCAAAAGCGCATGGGAGCGATAA